The Waddliaceae bacterium genome includes a region encoding these proteins:
- a CDS encoding GxxExxY protein — protein sequence MTSTLYSEETLTRDIIGAAIDVHKELGPGLLETVYEECLAYELHRRKIPFQRQVRCPIHYKNHALESGLRIDLIIEDEVIVELKAVETIKPIHEAQLLTYLKLAKKKVGLLINFNETLIKNGIKRMVL from the coding sequence CTCTGACACGAGATATTATAGGTGCTGCCATCGACGTCCACAAAGAACTCGGTCCAGGACTACTCGAAACGGTATACGAAGAATGTCTCGCATATGAGCTTCATCGTCGCAAAATTCCATTTCAACGACAAGTACGCTGTCCTATCCATTATAAAAACCATGCCTTGGAGTCGGGGCTTCGCATCGATCTCATTATAGAAGATGAGGTTATCGTCGAACTAAAGGCCGTGGAAACAATAAAACCAATCCACGAAGCACAACTTTTGACATATCTGAAGCTTGCAAAGAAAAAAGTGGGTCTTCTCATAAATTTCAATGAAACCCTTATTAAAAACGGCATCAAAAGGATGGTTCTATGA